The DNA window AGGATCTCGTCCACACGGGCGCGGGAAAAAACCGGTTGGGTAAGAAAAAATGTGGCGCCGGCCGCGATTTTCTTTTCCATCCGCCCGACTTGCAAGGACATGTTGCGGGTATTGGGGTTAAAGGCAGCACCGACGCAAAAATTGACCGGAATCCGCATGGGATCGCCGTAGTGGTTACGCCCCTGATTGAAGCCCCGCACCAGTGACAACAATTCCATGGAACGCACATCGTACACACCGGAAACCCGCTCCGCGCTTCCAACGGACGGCGGATCGCCGGTCACGGCCAGAATATTATGCAACCCCGAAACCGCCATGCCCATGATGGTGGACTGCATGCCGACCAAATTGCGGTCCCGGCCGGTCAAATGCACGACAACTTCGGCTCCAGTTCGATTCCGCACCATGCCTCCCAAAACAATATTGGACAAACGGGGCACGGCCAGAGGATTCTCGGCGACCGTGATCGCGTCCACCCCGCCATCGACCAAGGCCTGGGCGGCCGTCAGCACGGGTTCTACGTCCAGATGCTTGGGCGGATCCAACTCGACCAAAATAACCTTGCCCTCCGCCAATCGCTCGGCCAAACGGCTTGACGCGGCAGACGGAAGATGTGTTTCCTCCTCTACGAGCGACACGACCGGAAACACGGGCGCCGCCCCGTCCAAAGCCCGAACCAGGGCGGCGATGTGCTCCGGGCCCGTGCCGCAACACCCACCCACCAGACGCGCGCCATGGGCGACGCACGCCACCATCTGGCGAGCGAAGTAATCAGGCGAACTGGCATAGATAAGTCGATCCCCGAGAACTTCCGGGAAACCCGCGTTGGGGAGCACGGACAGGGGAACAGCTATTCGCCCCAGCCCACGAATCAGGTCCAGGGCGTTCTTGGGACCAATACCGCAGTTGAACCCAACCACGTCGGCCCCAGACTCGATCAGGGACTGGCAGCATTGCATGGCGCCGCGCCCGGAATGGGTCCGGCCGCCTTGCGTGAAAACCATCTGCGCGGCCACGGGGACTTTCACGGCCCGCTTCACCCCGGCCAGGGCAGTTCGGAGCAAGGACAAGCTGGCAAATGTTTCAAGGATAATAAAATCCACGCCGCCCTCGACCAAGGCCCTGGCCTGCTCGGCAAAAATCTCCTCCAATTCGGCCACGCCTGGCATGGCTTCGCCCCAGCGACCCAAAGGACCCATGGCGCCAGCCACGAACCGCCCCGTCCCGGCGCATTGCCTGGCCAATTCGGCCCCACGCAAATTTATTTCCCGAACCTTGTCGCCCAAATCAAACCGCCCGAGCTTCACCCGGTTGGCCCCAAACGTGTTGGTTTCGAGGACCTCGGCTCCGGCCTGAACATAGGCGGAATGAACGGACCGGATCATATCCGGGTCGGTCAGATTCAAACCATCATAACAGGAGGCGCTGTCCACTCCTTGTTCGAATAAAAACGAGCCCATGGCGCCATCGGCCACGACCACGCCTTCGCACAGACGAGTCAGGATGTGCCGGCTCATCGCGCAAAATCCAAATCGGCCATGGTCACGCGGCGCACATTGCGGATATCGCGCTTGGTCACGCGGGCGTAGCGCACTGCGGGATAGCCAAACATCATGGCATACAGGGAACGATGATCGGGGGGCACTCCGAGCATGTCCCGTAATTTGGGCACGACCCGGTCGAAGGCCCAGGCCGCGAATCCGCACCACACCGCGCCCAGCCCCAAGGCGCTGGCCATGATTTCAAAGTAGGTCATGGTGATGAAAGGGTCGGCTTCTGGCGCGGGGCTGGCGGCAGGGGCGGAAACCACGAGCATATGTGGCGCATCTCGAAAAATAATGTCCTGTCCCTGGTCGTAAAGATTCACGAATTTGGCGTAACACTCCAAACCCTCGGGCAAGGTCCCGGAAACAGCGGCCTGACGGATGCCCATGATGGTTTTTTCGCGCACGGCCTGCATGACGCCTGGGTCATCGATCAGAGACAGATACACCGA is part of the Deltaproteobacteria bacterium genome and encodes:
- a CDS encoding 4Fe-4S dicluster domain-containing protein, with amino-acid sequence MLDFFVDASRCVQCGECAADCPVSVIDLTQGLPRILPHKEGYCIGCQHCLAVCPTAALSIFGIDPDTVELCAPPAPDVIENQLRGRRSVRRFRTEPVDGAILERLLRVTAHAPTGKNQRSVYLSLIDDPGVMQAVREKTIMGIRQAAVSGTLPEGLECYAKFVNLYDQGQDIIFRDAPHMLVVSAPAASPAPEADPFITMTYFEIMASALGLGAVWCGFAAWAFDRVVPKLRDMLGVPPDHRSLYAMMFGYPAVRYARVTKRDIRNVRRVTMADLDFAR
- a CDS encoding bifunctional homocysteine S-methyltransferase/methylenetetrahydrofolate reductase — its product is MSRHILTRLCEGVVVADGAMGSFLFEQGVDSASCYDGLNLTDPDMIRSVHSAYVQAGAEVLETNTFGANRVKLGRFDLGDKVREINLRGAELARQCAGTGRFVAGAMGPLGRWGEAMPGVAELEEIFAEQARALVEGGVDFIILETFASLSLLRTALAGVKRAVKVPVAAQMVFTQGGRTHSGRGAMQCCQSLIESGADVVGFNCGIGPKNALDLIRGLGRIAVPLSVLPNAGFPEVLGDRLIYASSPDYFARQMVACVAHGARLVGGCCGTGPEHIAALVRALDGAAPVFPVVSLVEEETHLPSAASSRLAERLAEGKVILVELDPPKHLDVEPVLTAAQALVDGGVDAITVAENPLAVPRLSNIVLGGMVRNRTGAEVVVHLTGRDRNLVGMQSTIMGMAVSGLHNILAVTGDPPSVGSAERVSGVYDVRSMELLSLVRGFNQGRNHYGDPMRIPVNFCVGAAFNPNTRNMSLQVGRMEKKIAAGATFFLTQPVFSRARVDEILEATAHIAVPIVLGIMPLASSRNVEFLHNEFPGIEIPLETRQRMAKAGDSGQEEGVDIAWELLEYAWAHFGGVYIIPPFNRHAVALELVRRLKK